A section of the Virgibacillus sp. NKC19-3 genome encodes:
- a CDS encoding ATP-grasp domain-containing protein, with protein sequence MYGWLIYSRKDVDQNKRYIDWFIDEARQQHLSLELVLREEITIGIQNQQRMVKRNEKTNPKPEFVIVRTIEPLLNLHLEACGIIVFNSATISHICNDKALTHHHMINLDIPMVDTFYFKKDMLPNIPPIPYPFVVKETIGRGGNEVYYMENEQAWFKYVSATSHGDYLIQATPVQLGKDLRVFVVDNEIIGAILRENNNDFRANFKLGGSARLYELQEHERKIINKITNHFHFDMVGIDFLIGVNGELLFNEIEDVVGSRTLSAVSNINILQKYVTHIKSEINKRNSQA encoded by the coding sequence ATGTATGGGTGGTTAATTTACAGCAGAAAAGATGTCGATCAAAATAAGCGTTATATCGATTGGTTTATTGATGAAGCTAGGCAGCAGCATTTATCACTTGAATTAGTCCTGCGTGAAGAAATAACGATTGGTATCCAAAATCAGCAACGAATGGTGAAAAGAAATGAAAAAACTAACCCTAAACCGGAGTTTGTCATTGTACGAACGATTGAACCATTATTAAACCTACACTTAGAGGCGTGCGGCATCATCGTTTTTAATTCAGCTACTATATCACACATTTGTAATGATAAAGCTTTAACCCACCATCATATGATAAATCTAGATATTCCGATGGTTGATACGTTTTATTTCAAAAAAGATATGCTACCGAACATCCCCCCTATCCCCTACCCCTTTGTTGTAAAAGAAACAATTGGGAGAGGCGGAAATGAGGTTTATTATATGGAAAATGAACAAGCGTGGTTCAAGTATGTATCTGCTACCAGTCATGGTGATTATCTCATCCAGGCTACTCCTGTACAGCTGGGCAAGGATCTACGTGTATTTGTGGTAGACAACGAAATTATTGGTGCGATCCTAAGGGAAAACAACAACGATTTTAGGGCCAATTTTAAACTCGGTGGCTCCGCTCGGTTGTATGAACTTCAAGAACATGAACGTAAAATCATAAACAAGATTACCAATCATTTTCATTTTGATATGGTAGGTATTGATTTTTTAATCGGGGTAAATGGAGAATTACTATTTAATGAAATAGAAGACGTGGTAGGTTCAAGAACACTAAGCGCAGTTAGCAATATAAATATTTTACAAAAATATGTAACACATATAAAATCAGAAATAAATAAGCGGAATTCCCAGGCTTAG
- a CDS encoding ATP-grasp domain-containing protein: MNLQGWIIYNGNLPGDKFLDFAKWIQDAATRKGSETTIYKNNELFAYLGRGEIDLLQQEKQILPDYVVFADKDIYLAKQLESLGIPIYNSAEAIQRSDDKIDTYQHLARHKLPIPKTIIAPKIFSNAIANTTNIELAIHRLGLPMIVKEAFGSFGQQVYLVHTKEELQAKVENLQATPFLFQEFISSSFGKDMRLHVVGNRVVAAMKRWAIDDFRSNVSSGGIMEAYQPTDSEKELAIAATNAIGADFAGVDLLFGPDQSPFICEVNSNAHIRNMYDCTGINVADYIMDYILWE; the protein is encoded by the coding sequence ATAAATTTCTGGATTTTGCCAAATGGATACAGGATGCTGCAACAAGAAAAGGTAGCGAGACGACAATCTACAAGAACAATGAGCTGTTTGCTTATCTAGGACGCGGTGAAATAGATCTACTACAGCAAGAAAAGCAAATCTTACCTGATTATGTCGTTTTTGCAGATAAGGATATCTATTTAGCCAAACAATTGGAGTCACTGGGAATTCCTATATATAACAGCGCAGAAGCCATCCAGCGCAGTGATGATAAGATTGATACCTATCAACATTTGGCTAGACACAAATTGCCAATACCCAAAACGATCATTGCACCGAAGATTTTTTCGAACGCAATAGCAAACACTACCAATATAGAACTTGCCATTCATAGGCTTGGGTTGCCAATGATTGTTAAAGAAGCTTTCGGTTCTTTTGGCCAGCAAGTTTATTTGGTACATACAAAGGAAGAATTACAAGCAAAGGTTGAAAACCTTCAAGCAACACCATTTTTATTTCAGGAATTCATTTCCTCAAGCTTTGGAAAAGATATGCGTCTGCATGTTGTTGGAAATAGGGTAGTGGCCGCAATGAAGCGATGGGCAATCGATGATTTTCGATCCAATGTTTCCTCCGGAGGAATAATGGAAGCTTACCAGCCAACAGATTCAGAAAAAGAACTAGCCATTGCGGCTACGAATGCAATTGGAGCTGATTTTGCCGGGGTGGATCTGTTATTCGGACCAGATCAATCTCCATTCATTTGTGAGGTTAATTCCAACGCACATATTCGTAATATGTATGACTGTACCGGAATAAATGTAGCGGATTATATCATGGACTATATTCTTTGGGAGTGA
- the hemL gene encoding glutamate-1-semialdehyde 2,1-aminomutase produces the protein MVKNFNNSIDAYKESVDLMPGGVNSPVRAFKSVDMSPIFMDHGKGSKIVDIDGNEYIDYVLSWGPLILGHADERVVSKLQEAAAKGTSFGTSTIIENKLTQLVTERVPSIDMVRMVNSGTEATMSALRLARGYTGRDKILKFEGNYHGHGDSLLIKAGSGVATLGLPDSPGVPESIASNTITVPYNDVESVRYVFEQYGEDIAAVIVEPVSGNMGVVPPQDNFLQDLRKITEDNGTLLIFDEVMTGFRVGYNCAQGYFGVIPDLTCLGKVIGGGLPVGAYGGKREIMENIAPTGSIYQAGTLSGNPLAMISGYETLGALSESDYEIINQKVDKLMEGYKQAANDFQIPLQINRAGSMVGVFFTDEPVINFETAQTANLDYFAQYYRGMIEEGIFLPPSQFEGLFLSTAHTDQDIDKTIQAVRNVFSKIEK, from the coding sequence ATGGTGAAAAATTTCAATAATTCTATAGACGCGTATAAGGAGTCGGTTGATTTAATGCCCGGTGGAGTGAATTCACCGGTTCGGGCATTTAAATCTGTCGACATGTCCCCGATTTTTATGGACCATGGTAAAGGATCTAAAATTGTTGATATCGATGGTAATGAATATATCGATTATGTACTAAGCTGGGGCCCTTTAATCTTAGGACATGCCGATGAGCGTGTTGTCTCCAAGTTACAGGAAGCTGCTGCAAAAGGGACGAGTTTTGGTACGTCAACCATTATTGAGAATAAGCTCACACAACTCGTCACGGAGCGGGTACCATCCATAGATATGGTTCGCATGGTAAACTCTGGAACTGAAGCAACCATGAGTGCGCTTCGTTTAGCCAGGGGATATACAGGAAGAGATAAAATATTGAAATTCGAAGGAAATTACCATGGACACGGTGACTCCCTATTGATTAAAGCTGGATCCGGTGTCGCTACTTTAGGATTACCTGATAGTCCAGGTGTCCCGGAATCGATTGCAAGCAATACGATTACTGTCCCATATAATGATGTTGAGAGTGTTCGCTATGTATTTGAACAATATGGCGAGGATATCGCGGCAGTTATAGTAGAGCCTGTCTCCGGAAATATGGGCGTTGTTCCGCCGCAAGATAATTTCCTGCAGGATTTACGCAAAATTACGGAAGATAATGGTACGCTATTAATTTTTGATGAAGTCATGACAGGTTTCCGTGTGGGATATAATTGTGCACAAGGCTACTTTGGAGTAATACCTGATTTAACTTGTCTTGGAAAAGTTATTGGTGGTGGTCTACCAGTAGGTGCATATGGAGGAAAACGCGAAATTATGGAAAATATTGCGCCAACCGGTTCCATTTATCAAGCTGGGACATTATCCGGGAATCCATTAGCAATGATCTCCGGATATGAAACATTGGGTGCACTAAGTGAATCCGATTATGAAATCATTAATCAGAAAGTCGATAAATTGATGGAAGGCTATAAACAAGCCGCTAATGATTTCCAAATACCACTCCAAATTAATCGTGCTGGTTCGATGGTTGGTGTTTTCTTCACCGATGAACCTGTTATTAATTTTGAGACAGCACAAACAGCCAATTTGGATTATTTTGCTCAATACTACAGAGGGATGATAGAAGAAGGTATATTTTTGCCACCTTCTCAATTTGAAGGATTATTTCTGTCCACAGCACATACCGATCAAGATATTGATAAAACGATTCAAGCAGTTCGGAATGTGTTTTCCAAAATTGAAAAGTGA
- the spoVID gene encoding stage VI sporulation protein D translates to MSNDQSVFSFELNESLYFEKGQEVAEIRGISLDPEISIQSFHEYISIRGVIELNGEYQKVEYPEEEPYPNDFEDVHSNRYVESVIDTEDGTAAFSHQFPVEISIPSYRVTNLDDVTVNIASFDYEIPDQNQLKLTSTIVIDGINSQTDREEEEDVEEQVKVDEAFQFEVKEEPEKESPDMIASIDPTDIPALSTETEEESIEDNRWKTKKSQTLKEFFDNLSSKEEEETAPEFSEDPNDYESPEFPEDPQDFSNDNYTEESHEIYESMESRSASMENVSYLSDMFRNTEEEQYTKMKLCIVQEKDTIDTIAERYQISALQLIKQNQLDDEYKVTEGQLLYIPNRK, encoded by the coding sequence TTGTCAAACGATCAATCTGTATTCAGCTTTGAGCTAAATGAATCCCTTTATTTTGAAAAGGGACAGGAAGTTGCAGAAATAAGAGGAATTTCACTGGATCCGGAAATATCTATTCAATCCTTTCATGAGTATATTTCAATAAGAGGCGTCATTGAATTAAATGGGGAGTACCAGAAAGTAGAATATCCGGAGGAAGAACCTTATCCAAATGATTTTGAAGATGTGCATTCCAATCGCTACGTAGAAAGTGTTATCGATACGGAAGATGGTACTGCAGCATTTTCTCATCAGTTTCCAGTGGAAATTTCCATACCTTCTTATCGTGTCACAAATTTAGATGATGTAACGGTTAACATTGCATCCTTTGATTATGAAATACCGGATCAAAATCAGTTAAAATTAACTTCCACAATTGTAATTGACGGTATCAACAGTCAGACAGACCGTGAAGAAGAGGAGGATGTGGAAGAACAAGTGAAAGTGGATGAGGCTTTCCAATTTGAAGTTAAAGAGGAGCCGGAAAAAGAATCACCTGATATGATTGCATCCATTGATCCTACAGATATTCCTGCATTATCTACGGAAACGGAAGAAGAATCAATAGAGGATAACCGTTGGAAAACAAAAAAATCACAAACGTTAAAAGAATTCTTTGATAACCTATCATCGAAGGAGGAGGAAGAGACTGCACCGGAGTTCTCGGAGGATCCAAACGATTATGAATCCCCGGAGTTTCCCGAAGATCCACAAGATTTCTCCAATGATAATTACACAGAAGAATCACATGAAATTTATGAAAGTATGGAAAGTCGCTCGGCGTCGATGGAAAATGTAAGCTATCTATCTGATATGTTCAGAAATACGGAAGAAGAACAGTATACGAAAATGAAACTTTGCATCGTTCAGGAGAAAGATACTATTGATACAATCGCAGAGCGTTATCAGATATCTGCATTACAATTAATAAAACAAAATCAACTAGATGATGAATATAAGGTAACAGAAGGTCAATTGCTGTACATCCCTAATAGGAAATAA
- a CDS encoding valine--tRNA ligase: MDEEQKTSLPSKYHPKAVEKDRYQFWLKGKYFEATGDPEKEPFTIVIPPPNVTGRLHLGHAWDMTMQDTISRMKRMQGYDVLWLPGMDHAGIATQAKVEAKLKEQGKNRYELGREKFMATAWEWKEEYADFIRSQWESLGLGLDYSRERFTLDDGLSDAVKEVFVTLYEKGLIYRGEYIINWDPKTRTALSDIEVIYEEVEGKFYHMRYPIKDSDETIEIATTRPETMLGDTAVAVHPEDGRYTHLIGKTVILPIVGREIEIVADEYVDMELGSGAVKITPAHDPNDFEVGNRHNLKRILIMHEDGSMNENAGKYEGLDRLDCREQIVKDLQEQGVLFHIEERIHQVGHSERSGAVVEPYLSTQWFVHMQPLADAAMALQEKDEKVNFVPERFEGTYLHWMENIRDWVISRQLWWGHRIPAWYHKETKEIYVGKEAPADIENWEQDEDVLDTWFSSALWPFSTMGWPDVNATDFKRYFPTDVLVTGYDIIFFWVARMIFQSKEFTDQRPFKDVLIHGLIRDSQGRKMSKSLGNGVDPMEVVDKYGADSLRYFLLTGSTPGQDLRFHWEKVESTWNFANKVWNASRFSLMNMEGFTYEDIDLTGEKSLADKWILTRLNETIDHVTKNTNKYEFGEAGRHLYNFIWDELCDWYIEMAKLPLYGEDERRKNTTRSVLAYVLDQTMRMLHPYMPFVTEEIWQQLPHRGESIAIATWPELRSEFHDEVASTEMKRLVSIIKAVRNIRAEVDTPMSKQVKLLIQAEDNAIVAELENNRDYLERFCNPSELTISSQLDIPEQAMSAVITGAQVYLPLEGLIDVDKEIKRLEKELSKWNKEVERVKKKLANEGFVNKAPQAVVDEEKQKEQDYLEKQAKVKTRLEELKG, translated from the coding sequence ATGGATGAAGAGCAAAAGACTTCACTGCCGTCTAAATATCATCCAAAGGCAGTTGAAAAGGATAGGTATCAATTTTGGCTGAAAGGAAAATACTTTGAAGCAACAGGTGACCCGGAAAAAGAACCATTTACCATTGTTATTCCACCTCCGAATGTAACTGGAAGACTACATTTGGGGCATGCATGGGATATGACCATGCAGGATACGATTTCCCGAATGAAACGAATGCAGGGCTATGATGTATTATGGTTACCAGGGATGGATCATGCCGGTATTGCGACACAGGCCAAAGTAGAGGCAAAGCTAAAAGAACAGGGGAAAAACCGCTATGAATTAGGACGGGAAAAGTTTATGGCGACTGCCTGGGAATGGAAAGAAGAATACGCTGATTTTATTCGTTCGCAGTGGGAGAGTTTAGGTCTTGGACTGGATTATTCACGGGAACGATTTACACTTGATGATGGTTTGTCGGATGCGGTAAAAGAGGTTTTTGTAACATTATATGAAAAAGGGCTTATCTATCGCGGGGAATACATCATAAATTGGGATCCTAAGACGCGCACTGCTCTTTCGGATATCGAAGTCATTTACGAAGAGGTTGAAGGTAAATTTTATCATATGCGATACCCGATAAAAGATAGTGATGAAACCATTGAAATTGCTACAACAAGGCCAGAAACCATGTTGGGTGATACAGCAGTAGCTGTTCATCCTGAAGACGGGCGCTACACGCATTTAATTGGTAAAACGGTTATTTTACCAATTGTAGGACGTGAAATCGAAATTGTAGCGGATGAATATGTTGATATGGAATTAGGTTCCGGTGCGGTTAAAATTACACCGGCACATGATCCGAATGATTTTGAAGTTGGTAATCGCCATAACTTAAAACGCATTCTCATTATGCATGAGGATGGATCTATGAACGAGAATGCCGGTAAATATGAGGGACTTGATCGCTTGGATTGTCGCGAGCAGATTGTGAAAGACCTTCAAGAGCAGGGTGTGCTATTTCACATTGAAGAGCGCATTCATCAGGTGGGGCATTCTGAACGGAGCGGTGCTGTTGTTGAACCATATCTGTCGACGCAATGGTTTGTTCATATGCAGCCACTGGCAGATGCAGCAATGGCATTGCAGGAAAAAGATGAAAAAGTGAATTTTGTACCGGAGCGTTTTGAAGGGACATATTTACATTGGATGGAAAATATTCGTGACTGGGTCATCTCCCGTCAGCTTTGGTGGGGGCACCGTATTCCTGCGTGGTATCATAAAGAAACGAAAGAAATATATGTTGGAAAAGAAGCTCCTGCAGATATCGAGAATTGGGAGCAGGATGAAGACGTATTGGATACATGGTTCTCTTCTGCGTTGTGGCCATTTTCGACAATGGGATGGCCGGATGTAAATGCCACAGATTTTAAACGTTATTTTCCTACTGATGTATTGGTAACCGGGTATGATATTATTTTCTTCTGGGTAGCACGGATGATTTTTCAATCCAAGGAGTTTACGGACCAAAGACCGTTTAAAGATGTACTCATTCATGGACTAATTCGTGATTCTCAAGGACGGAAAATGAGTAAATCATTGGGCAATGGTGTTGATCCCATGGAGGTTGTTGATAAGTATGGGGCAGATTCCCTTCGTTATTTCTTATTAACTGGATCTACACCGGGACAAGATCTTCGTTTCCATTGGGAAAAAGTAGAATCCACATGGAACTTTGCCAATAAAGTATGGAATGCCTCCCGTTTTTCATTAATGAATATGGAAGGATTTACGTATGAAGATATCGATTTAACCGGGGAAAAATCGTTGGCTGATAAATGGATTTTAACGAGATTGAATGAGACGATTGATCATGTTACGAAAAATACGAACAAATATGAATTTGGCGAAGCGGGCCGTCATTTATATAATTTCATCTGGGATGAGTTATGCGACTGGTATATTGAAATGGCGAAACTTCCACTGTACGGTGAAGATGAAAGGAGGAAAAATACAACACGCTCTGTTCTGGCTTATGTTCTAGATCAAACGATGCGCATGCTTCACCCGTATATGCCATTTGTTACAGAAGAAATTTGGCAGCAACTGCCACATCGTGGAGAATCAATTGCCATTGCTACGTGGCCTGAGTTACGTAGCGAATTCCACGATGAAGTTGCTTCCACAGAAATGAAACGACTGGTATCGATTATTAAAGCTGTACGTAATATCCGGGCGGAAGTGGATACGCCGATGTCCAAACAAGTCAAACTTCTGATACAAGCCGAGGACAATGCTATTGTTGCAGAACTTGAGAACAATCGCGATTACTTGGAGCGTTTCTGTAATCCAAGCGAATTGACGATTTCAAGTCAATTGGATATACCGGAACAAGCGATGTCAGCAGTTATAACAGGTGCTCAAGTTTACCTTCCACTTGAAGGATTAATTGATGTTGACAAAGAAATAAAGCGACTTGAAAAGGAACTCTCTAAATGGAATAAGGAAGTTGAACGTGTGAAGAAAAAGTTAGCAAATGAAGGATTCGTAAACAAAGCACCTCAAGCAGTCGTCGACGAAGAAAAACAAAAAGAACAAGATTATTTGGAAAAGCAAGCAAAAGTGAAGACACGTTTGGAAGAGCTAAAAGGATAA